In one Novosphingopyxis iocasae genomic region, the following are encoded:
- a CDS encoding branched-chain amino acid aminotransferase has translation MTNFPVETHPHPVPASEREQLLENPGFGKLFTDHMVTLRWSEDQGWHDGKVSARRPIEMDPATAVLHYAQEIFEGMKAYRLGDGGAALFRPEQNAQRFQRSARRLAMPELPEDLFLEAIETLVATDADWIPPGEGAALYLRPFMFASEVFLGVRPAKEYLFIVIASSVGAYFQGGAAPISLWVSSDYNRAGPGGTGAAKCGGNYAASLLPHGHALSKGCDQVCFLDAAEHKYIEELGGMNLFFVMDDGSLVTPPLTDTILAGITRDSIITLARDAGHEVREERYAFAQWKADVESGRCVETFACGTAAVVTPVGHVKSEQGDFTIGDGKQAGDVTAKLHTQLEAIQRGESNDAHGWVKRLG, from the coding sequence ATGACAAACTTCCCGGTCGAAACCCATCCCCACCCCGTCCCCGCCAGTGAACGCGAACAGCTGCTGGAGAACCCCGGATTCGGGAAGCTGTTCACGGACCATATGGTCACGCTGCGCTGGAGCGAGGACCAGGGCTGGCACGACGGCAAGGTCAGCGCCCGCCGCCCGATCGAAATGGACCCGGCCACCGCCGTCCTGCATTATGCGCAGGAAATCTTCGAAGGCATGAAGGCCTATCGCCTCGGCGATGGCGGCGCGGCACTGTTCCGGCCCGAACAGAACGCGCAGCGCTTCCAGCGTTCCGCGCGCCGCCTCGCAATGCCGGAATTGCCCGAGGACCTGTTTCTGGAAGCGATCGAGACGCTTGTGGCGACGGACGCCGACTGGATCCCGCCGGGCGAAGGCGCCGCGCTTTATTTGCGTCCGTTCATGTTCGCGAGTGAGGTATTCCTCGGCGTACGCCCGGCGAAGGAATATCTTTTCATCGTCATCGCCAGCTCGGTCGGCGCCTATTTCCAGGGCGGCGCCGCGCCGATCTCGCTCTGGGTGTCATCGGATTACAACCGCGCCGGCCCCGGCGGCACGGGCGCTGCCAAATGCGGCGGCAATTACGCCGCCAGCCTGTTGCCGCACGGCCATGCGCTCTCCAAAGGCTGCGATCAGGTATGCTTCCTCGACGCGGCCGAGCACAAATATATCGAGGAACTGGGCGGCATGAACCTGTTCTTCGTGATGGATGACGGCAGCCTCGTCACACCGCCGCTGACCGACACGATCCTGGCCGGCATCACCCGCGATTCGATCATCACCCTGGCGCGCGACGCCGGGCACGAGGTGCGCGAAGAGCGCTATGCCTTTGCGCAATGGAAGGCCGACGTGGAAAGCGGCCGCTGCGTCGAAACCTTTGCCTGCGGCACCGCCGCTGTCGTGACGCCGGTTGGCCATGTGAAGTCCGAACAGGGCGATTTCACCATTGGCGACGGCAAACAGGCCGGAGATGTCACCGCCAAGCTTCACACCCAGCTGGAAGCAATCCAGCGCGGCGAGAGCAATGACGCGCATGGCTGGGTAAAACGGCTCGGCTGA
- a CDS encoding MarR family winged helix-turn-helix transcriptional regulator has product MFLREEEVRRGLELMHFASGALEAAGDRALAEAGLGRAHARCLYFIARDPGLSVKALLGYLGITKQSLGRVLNDLDARGLVESRIGRNDRRQRLLSLTEQGRRVEAGLFEAMRMQMAAAYGDAGQGAVTGFWQVLEGLIDPAERRMVAGLARRGADRP; this is encoded by the coding sequence ATGTTCCTGCGCGAGGAGGAGGTGCGCCGCGGGCTCGAGCTGATGCACTTTGCCTCCGGCGCGCTGGAGGCTGCGGGTGACCGTGCGCTTGCCGAGGCTGGGCTGGGCCGGGCCCATGCGCGTTGCCTTTATTTCATCGCGCGCGATCCGGGCCTCAGCGTCAAGGCGCTGCTGGGTTATCTTGGCATCACCAAACAGTCGCTGGGCCGGGTGCTCAACGATCTGGATGCGCGCGGACTGGTGGAAAGCCGGATCGGGCGGAATGATCGGCGACAACGGCTGCTCTCGCTCACCGAACAAGGGCGGCGGGTGGAAGCGGGACTGTTCGAGGCGATGCGCATGCAGATGGCGGCGGCCTATGGCGATGCAGGGCAGGGGGCGGTGACCGGTTTCTGGCAGGTGCTGGAAGGGCTGATCGATCCGGCGGAGCGGCGCATGGTCGCCGGACTTGCGCGGCGCGGGGCCGATCGCCCTTGA
- a CDS encoding histidine triad nucleotide-binding protein produces the protein MSVDATQPYDEGNVFAKILRGEIPCDKVYEDDHALAFRDINPQAPTHVLVIPKAAYVSWNDFSEKAGEAEIAGFVRAVGKVGRDLGLVEPGYRLLANIGSDAHQEVGHLHVHLFAGKKLGPMLAG, from the coding sequence ATGAGCGTTGATGCCACCCAGCCCTATGACGAGGGCAATGTGTTCGCCAAAATCCTGCGCGGCGAAATACCATGCGATAAGGTCTATGAGGACGATCACGCGCTGGCATTTCGGGACATCAACCCGCAGGCCCCCACTCATGTGCTGGTGATCCCAAAAGCCGCCTATGTCAGCTGGAACGACTTTTCGGAAAAAGCGGGCGAGGCGGAAATTGCGGGATTCGTACGCGCGGTAGGCAAGGTCGGGCGCGATCTGGGGCTGGTAGAGCCGGGCTATCGCCTGCTCGCCAATATCGGCAGCGATGCGCATCAGGAGGTGGGGCACCTGCACGTGCACCTGTTCGCCGGCAAGAAGCTGGGCCCAATGCTGGCGGGGTGA
- a CDS encoding phosphoribosyl-ATP diphosphatase, translating to MSDILNRLEAVIAERRAGDPEASYVAKLRAKGRLKIAQKLGEEAVETVIAAVSNDRNGVIGESADLIFHHLMLLADCGISLAEVEAELERREGLSGLTEKAARQT from the coding sequence ATGAGCGATATTCTGAACCGGCTGGAAGCGGTGATTGCCGAGCGTCGCGCGGGCGATCCGGAAGCAAGCTATGTTGCCAAGCTGCGCGCCAAGGGGCGTCTTAAGATCGCGCAGAAATTGGGCGAGGAGGCGGTCGAAACGGTGATCGCGGCGGTTTCGAATGACCGCAACGGCGTGATCGGCGAATCCGCGGACCTGATTTTCCATCACCTCATGCTGCTGGCCGATTGCGGCATTTCGCTGGCCGAGGTGGAGGCCGAGCTGGAACGGCGCGAAGGTCTGTCCGGCCTTACCGAAAAAGCCGCCCGCCAAACTTAG
- a CDS encoding tetratricopeptide repeat-containing sulfotransferase family protein, producing MTKGEERLAQGRKALQEGRHTDALAAADAVLADDGANGDALYLAAVAARYAGRNQKASDYLTRLHRAMPEYGRAWQEAGHLARDAGKRDQAIGAYGRAVRFNPALAASWRELAQLQAAAGRDAEAQAAAAQERRLAGLPRELLAVTNHLHEGRLLRAEEICRHYLRSHPQDVEGMRLLAQIGIRLGVLDDAEFLLESASAFAPEDVQIRLDYIDALRRRQKFERSREEAKALHARDPDNPLFQSQLAIESLQTADYDRALGLFEQVLDRLPRDPATLTSRGHALKTMGQQDRAVESYRAAFDARPDHGDAYYALANLKTYNFSDDEMARMRAQVDRPDLAFMDRVHLSFALGKAHEDRKDYGEAFRFYREGNDLKRAQTRYSADAMSEELARQREACTAALFASKQGAGHNAPDPIFILGLPRAGSTLLEQILASHSQVDGTLELPNILSLAHRLRGRSAARSRYPAVLHDLSEEQLTAFGEQYIADTHIHRQGAPYFIDKMPNNFRHIGLIHLILPNATIIDARRDPMDCCFSGFKQLFAEGQEFTYGLEEIGRYYADYVRLMDHWDDVLPGRVLRVQHEDVLDDLEGQTRRMLDHIGLPFEQACLDFHKTERAVRTASSEQVRRPINRSGQGAWKPFEPYLDPLKEALAKG from the coding sequence ATGACCAAAGGTGAAGAACGTTTGGCGCAAGGCCGCAAGGCTTTGCAGGAGGGCCGCCATACCGATGCGTTGGCCGCGGCAGACGCGGTGCTGGCGGATGACGGCGCAAATGGCGATGCTCTCTATCTGGCGGCGGTCGCGGCGCGCTATGCCGGTCGCAACCAGAAGGCTTCAGACTATCTCACCCGCCTCCACCGCGCGATGCCCGAATATGGCCGCGCCTGGCAGGAGGCCGGGCACCTCGCCCGCGATGCGGGTAAGCGCGACCAAGCGATCGGCGCCTATGGGCGCGCGGTGCGCTTCAACCCCGCGCTGGCGGCAAGCTGGCGGGAGCTTGCGCAGTTGCAGGCCGCGGCGGGGCGCGATGCCGAAGCGCAGGCAGCAGCGGCGCAGGAACGGCGGCTTGCCGGTCTGCCGCGCGAACTGCTCGCCGTGACCAACCACCTGCACGAAGGGCGGCTGCTGCGGGCGGAGGAAATCTGCCGCCATTATCTACGCAGCCATCCGCAGGATGTGGAGGGCATGCGGCTGCTCGCGCAGATCGGCATTCGGCTGGGAGTTCTGGACGATGCCGAATTCCTGCTGGAAAGCGCCTCCGCTTTTGCGCCGGAGGACGTGCAGATCCGCCTCGATTATATCGATGCCCTGCGCCGCCGCCAGAAATTCGAGCGCTCGCGGGAGGAGGCCAAGGCCTTGCATGCCCGCGATCCCGACAACCCGCTGTTCCAGTCCCAGCTCGCCATTGAGAGCTTGCAGACCGCCGATTACGACCGGGCGCTGGGTCTGTTCGAGCAGGTGCTGGACCGCCTGCCGCGCGATCCGGCCACGCTCACCAGCCGCGGTCATGCGCTGAAAACTATGGGGCAGCAGGACCGGGCCGTGGAAAGCTACCGCGCGGCCTTCGACGCCCGGCCCGATCATGGCGATGCCTATTATGCGCTCGCCAATCTGAAGACTTACAACTTTTCAGACGATGAAATGGCGCGGATGCGCGCGCAGGTCGATCGGCCCGATCTCGCCTTCATGGACCGCGTTCACCTCAGTTTCGCGCTGGGTAAGGCGCATGAGGACCGGAAGGATTATGGCGAGGCTTTTCGCTTCTACCGCGAAGGGAATGATCTGAAGCGCGCGCAGACGCGCTACAGCGCCGACGCGATGAGCGAAGAACTGGCCCGTCAGCGTGAAGCCTGCACCGCAGCGCTATTCGCCTCCAAACAAGGCGCGGGCCATAATGCGCCAGATCCAATCTTCATCCTCGGCCTGCCGCGCGCGGGGTCCACGCTGCTGGAACAAATCCTTGCGAGCCACAGCCAGGTGGACGGCACGCTGGAGCTGCCCAATATCCTGTCGCTCGCCCACCGTCTGCGCGGTCGCAGCGCCGCCCGCTCACGCTATCCGGCAGTGCTGCACGATCTGTCGGAGGAGCAGCTCACCGCTTTCGGCGAGCAGTATATCGCGGACACGCACATCCACCGGCAGGGCGCGCCTTACTTCATCGACAAGATGCCGAACAACTTCCGGCATATCGGCCTGATCCATCTGATCCTGCCGAACGCGACCATCATCGATGCGCGGCGCGACCCGATGGATTGCTGTTTCTCCGGTTTCAAGCAACTCTTCGCCGAGGGCCAGGAGTTCACCTACGGCCTGGAAGAAATCGGGCGTTATTATGCCGATTATGTGCGGTTGATGGACCATTGGGACGATGTGCTGCCCGGCCGCGTCCTGCGCGTACAGCATGAGGATGTGCTGGACGATCTGGAAGGCCAGACCCGCCGGATGCTCGACCATATCGGCCTGCCGTTCGAACAGGCCTGCCTCGATTTCCACAAGACCGAGCGCGCGGTACGCACCGCCAGCAGCGAGCAGGTCCGCCGCCCGATCAACCGTTCGGGACAGGGAGCATGGAAACCGTTCGAACCCTATTTGGACCCGCTGAAGGAAGCGCTCGCCAAAGGATGA
- a CDS encoding class I SAM-dependent methyltransferase, translated as MWHGGYVSEIDYTHGYYGELAPARMRMIATLARQKTSVSEEPTYLELGFGQGLSLNIHAASNPGEFWGNDFNAGQAATAQELAEASGAGAHILDDSFEELASRNDLPEFDVIALHGIWSWISDENRAFIVDIARRKLKPGGILYASYNVTPGWSPAAPLRHLMKQYADRSTSGTLISKINQSLEFAERVVGADAAFFKANPAVAKRLEMLKKQDRRYLAHEYLNYNWDVMPFSDVAEMLSEAKLNFAASAQPIDLIDMLNFREPAMKMMQEIDDVVMRQTVRDYLVNQQFRRDLFVKGARSLSPHLQSQYARTQRFVLTCPPDKRPTKVATGRGEIQLKNEIYDPLVEILADDNYRPKCVEEMMADPRGSGMSTQQVVQAVIVLANINTVLPVHSETAAAKVKSSTAKLNSELCQRAEYSDDGRYLASSLTGVGVSVSRIEQLLLRANQVGAEDRSAWAWQYMKRDGVKFADNGKAVEGEAENLQRLRQSEKTFFEDRYPILERLGALPG; from the coding sequence ATGTGGCATGGCGGATATGTATCCGAGATCGATTACACTCACGGATATTATGGAGAACTCGCGCCTGCGCGCATGCGGATGATTGCGACGCTCGCCCGTCAGAAAACCAGCGTTTCGGAAGAGCCGACCTATCTGGAGCTTGGCTTCGGGCAAGGATTGTCTCTCAACATTCATGCCGCGTCCAATCCAGGTGAGTTTTGGGGCAATGACTTTAACGCGGGGCAGGCAGCGACGGCGCAGGAACTGGCCGAAGCCAGTGGTGCCGGCGCTCATATTCTCGACGACAGTTTTGAAGAGCTGGCATCGCGTAACGATCTTCCAGAGTTCGACGTGATCGCTCTCCATGGTATCTGGTCCTGGATTTCGGACGAGAACCGCGCATTCATAGTGGACATCGCGCGGCGCAAGCTAAAGCCAGGCGGTATCCTCTATGCTTCCTATAACGTCACTCCGGGCTGGTCTCCGGCTGCGCCGCTCCGGCACCTGATGAAGCAATATGCTGACCGTTCGACATCGGGCACGTTGATCAGCAAAATCAATCAGTCACTCGAATTCGCAGAACGGGTCGTGGGCGCCGATGCGGCCTTTTTCAAGGCCAATCCCGCAGTGGCCAAACGGCTGGAGATGTTGAAGAAACAGGACCGCCGTTATCTCGCCCATGAGTATCTCAACTACAACTGGGACGTAATGCCTTTCTCCGACGTGGCGGAAATGTTGTCAGAAGCAAAACTGAATTTCGCAGCATCCGCGCAGCCGATCGACCTGATCGATATGCTGAATTTTCGCGAGCCAGCGATGAAGATGATGCAAGAGATCGACGATGTCGTGATGCGCCAGACGGTGCGAGATTATCTGGTCAATCAGCAATTCCGGCGCGATCTTTTCGTTAAGGGAGCCCGGTCGCTATCACCGCATCTCCAGTCGCAATACGCCCGCACGCAGCGTTTCGTGCTGACCTGCCCGCCGGACAAGCGACCAACCAAGGTCGCCACCGGCCGTGGCGAAATCCAGCTGAAGAATGAGATCTACGATCCGTTGGTCGAAATTCTTGCGGACGATAATTACCGGCCGAAATGTGTTGAGGAAATGATGGCCGATCCGCGCGGTTCGGGCATGAGCACGCAGCAGGTGGTGCAGGCGGTGATCGTGCTGGCAAACATCAATACGGTGCTCCCCGTTCATTCGGAAACGGCGGCGGCCAAGGTCAAATCCAGCACGGCAAAGCTCAACAGCGAGCTGTGTCAGAGGGCGGAGTATTCGGATGATGGCCGTTATCTGGCTTCCTCGCTGACCGGCGTGGGTGTTTCGGTCAGCAGGATCGAACAGTTGCTGCTTCGGGCAAATCAAGTTGGTGCGGAAGATCGTTCCGCATGGGCTTGGCAATACATGAAACGGGACGGCGTGAAATTTGCCGATAACGGCAAGGCAGTTGAAGGAGAGGCGGAAAACCTGCAGCGGCTACGTCAATCCGAGAAGACCTTTTTTGAAGATCGTTACCCCATTCTTGAACGGCTGGGTGCGCTGCCTGGCTGA
- a CDS encoding class I SAM-dependent methyltransferase, with protein sequence MGFFNDYLPTTGDKLLTKWAHYFEVYERELTRFRSRPVRFLEIGIFRGGSIPMWKEFFHDESTLVFIDIDPACVTHAIEGTHVRIGDQSDPEFLRSVIEEFGPFDIVLDDGSHINRHQITSFEAIWPAIDDRGVYVVEDCHTSYWPGFGGGYRNEASFMEFAKRMIDRLHSWYTDQDELFEFDPIAKDLLGVRIYDSIVVFEKRLNKEAPISLQIQNGEVQGSRAPLTMRNRTSMFRGRDGG encoded by the coding sequence ATGGGATTTTTCAACGATTACCTGCCGACCACGGGTGACAAGCTTCTCACCAAATGGGCGCATTATTTCGAAGTCTATGAGCGGGAGCTAACTCGTTTTCGTAGCCGTCCGGTCCGCTTTTTAGAAATCGGTATTTTCCGCGGCGGTTCGATCCCGATGTGGAAAGAGTTCTTTCACGACGAATCGACGCTCGTATTTATCGATATCGATCCTGCTTGTGTCACGCACGCAATCGAGGGAACCCATGTCCGTATTGGCGATCAGTCCGATCCGGAATTTCTTCGATCCGTGATTGAGGAGTTTGGACCGTTCGACATTGTTCTGGACGACGGCAGCCACATCAATCGCCATCAAATTACATCTTTCGAGGCGATCTGGCCTGCGATCGATGATCGGGGCGTATATGTGGTTGAAGATTGCCACACATCCTATTGGCCCGGTTTCGGTGGAGGCTATCGCAACGAGGCCAGCTTCATGGAGTTCGCCAAGCGTATGATTGACCGGTTGCATTCCTGGTACACCGATCAGGATGAACTGTTTGAATTCGATCCGATTGCCAAGGATTTGCTGGGCGTTCGCATCTACGACAGCATCGTCGTTTTCGAAAAGCGGCTGAACAAAGAGGCGCCGATTTCTCTGCAGATTCAGAATGGGGAAGTCCAAGGCAGCCGCGCGCCGCTTACGATGCGTAATCGCACATCCATGTTTCGCGGGCGGGACGGAGGATGA